In Hippoglossus hippoglossus isolate fHipHip1 chromosome 19, fHipHip1.pri, whole genome shotgun sequence, the DNA window CTCCTCCAACGTTGGTGAGGTCGTCTGGTGAGTGGCCTGAGGAACACACGCTCTGATCCACAGCCGAACGCCATCTTTCTCCCTGCCTCAGTCTAAACttgtattttcttcttcactctctCAGTATCTTCCTGACTGCCGCCCTCGGTCTGCCCGAGGCCCTGATCCCCGTCCAGCTGCTGTGGGTCAACCTGGTGACTGACGGTCTGCCCGCCACCGCTCTGGGCTTCAACCCCCCTGATCTGGACATCATGGGCAAGCCCCCACGTTCCGCCAAGGAGCCCCTGATCTCTGGCTGGCTGTTCTTCAGATACATGGCTATCGGTGGTAAGCATCACgctgtgtttgcatttcatGTCATATGCAGGAAGAATGTTTACCTACACTGACGCCGTTACCTTTCCCCGTCAGGATACGTCGGTGCCGCCACTGTCGGTGGTGCTGCCTGGTGGTTCATGTACGATAGCACTGGTCCCGGAGTCACCTACTACCAGCTGGTGAGTCATTTTCCTGTGTTGTCtttcacaaacactcacacgcAGATGGTCCAGAACCTCCCCTCACCTCTTGCTCCTGCTCTTTTCAGTCCCACTTCATGCAGTGCTGCGATGAGAACGAGGACTTCGCCGGCCTGGACTGCCACATCTTTGAAGCCTCTCCTCCCATGACCATGGCCCTGTCTGTGCTGGTCACCATTGAGATGTGCAACGCCCTCAACAGGTAATGaccttaaaatgtgtttgaaatattgaaatgacAACACACCAGGCTTCCTGTTCGGCCTTGGATCACGACTCCTGTGGTTTCTTCACATGTCACAGATATTTATTctcatttctttcctttgtcCAGCTTGTCTGAGAATCAGTCTCTGCTGCGCATGCCCCCATGGAGCAACTTCTGGCTGCTTTCCGCCATGACCCTCTCCATGTCCCTTCACTTCATGATCATCTATGTTGACCCCCTGCCCGTAAGTCAGACAGCCATGCCCTCTGCACTTTGTGGTTGTGAGTGTAAATCTCACAGTTTTATGGATTTATTTTGTCCTCATCCTAACTCCCACTCTTCTCTCCCCTAGATGATCTTCAAGTTGACCCATCTGAGTGTTGAGCAGTGGCTCATGGTCCTGAAGCTTTCCTTCCCCGTCATCTTAATTGATGAGGTCCTGAAGTTCGCCGCCCGTAACTACGTTGAGAgtaagttgtgtttttgtattttaactctgacatattaaaaaacaattcccAATATAACAGATAACCTTTTACTTCTACttaatgattaattaattaattaatactGTCATACttatattaattattcattaataTTAAAGTGTGATCCTTCTTCATCTcactgtaattacatttttattacatcATCTCTGCATCTGTCTAACAATCCATCTTAAGCCCAATAATACCTGTTTTCATCTGCCTGCTCTTCTCCCCATTCATCATTAACTCACTTAACCTCTTTTTATTCACAGAGTAAATTCAATCAACCCACCAACATTAGCCTATAACTAAACCAAGGTATTCTATCGTGTACttgtagtttgtgtgtatgtttctgtgttgtCGTGTGTGTTACTGCTCTATTGTCAACTCTGGGTTCTCCCTCACAACTCAGCAACACCACTGAATCACGTTTTGTATCACAAACTGACCAGGTGTCATGGTGATGAGTTGATATGGGAGAGCCCTGACGTCCTCTGCGCTCTCTGTTCATTGTTATTTACTATGTCACACTATGTAGTGAGATGCCTCAGCAGGTGAGCAAATCCCcttctgagctgctgctgtcgctGTCAGCGTCACAGCGTGTGTCTGTCAGGATGTTTCTGTCCATGTGTGACCGATGCTCGTTCTGGTGCTTCCTTCGTTAGAGTCACTTTCCCACAAAAACCCTTTGGTGACcatttattttaactttccAATTGAGCACAGTGCATATAAACATTTGATAAACAGCTCACAAGACATTATATTGTGGTCACGAGCAGATGAAAGATTTTATGAAATGTTAACGGATGTATTTATTAACAatgtaaaaacatctgtaacTGGATTCTGGTGTAATGTAACAGAGTTCTTAATATACAAAATATCTGCTTATAACAAATTGCAACATCACATTGATTATGTGCTAAAATAATCCGTTACCAATATTTTTTGAATGGGTTTTTGTCAGAGCCTCAGTGGGAAAGTAAACGAGTTCTTAAGAAGATTGTGTAGATGCATGTTTTCGTAGATTCTTCATTCCTGTATAAAGCTTCACAACATCCATTTTGGTTGTTTGGTTCTGATTTACGGGTTATAGGTGGTTATAGTTTGTCCCATTTGATgatctgaaaacagaaaatcaatgtCCTTTGTGTGAATGATCGAAGTCAACCAACATAAGAGCCTTTGGGCCTGACAAAGCAAAAAGACTTAAGCTGAATGACCCACTGCTGCATTTTTAAGCTTTATTTGCACGAATCCGCTTGCTGCTCCGATTAGATTTGGTGTCTAGAAATATATTGTTCTTGGGTGAAAGGTTATCATACAGGGATCCGTTCTGTTTGGGGGCCGTTTAACATAGTTTAGgtgtcattttatttcactgtcatGTGCCCACACATCCTTTCCCCTCTCTGATTTGtccattttctctcttcagaAGGCAAACAACATTAATAGAGATGTAGAAGAAAAGGATCTTAATGGttggagagaaagaggtggagaaggagagagagaggagaagaagatcACAACCAAAGAGGGGAGCCATAGTGAGCCAACccaaagaagaggagaaaacacaagaaaacatacaaaaaaaaaaaaaaaaaaaattcatcaaaaaacacaaaacataaaaatagcCTCTATATAAGGAAGgagatttaattaaaatgaaggGAAGTATCCATACAGATaaaaatatttaagattttattCTAAGAAATAAAGTATGTattaaaagtgattttttttgttaaacttGGATATTTTCAGCTGTTGGGTTTTTGTGTCCTCTGTCCATTTTCTTATCATTGATTTTCCAGCTCATTACTTTTATTCTAGTCTTTGTCGCTCGTGTCTCGTGCAGCCTCCCTGCTCCTGGCTGGGCTCTGTGCAGTGTGGTGTAGGGTTGCAGGAGGATTTCATACGAGCAGAACCACCACGTGCCTCCAGCTGCCGGCGCTCTCTTTAGGCTTCACGCAGTCAGTGGACTCTGGGAGGTCTCATGACAAAATGGGCATGTCCACTCGGTCACAACACTTTTGGTCTTATATATTGTTTACTTGATAAGATGCAATAAAGTGATGATTACAAACTCATGCACTTGTATTGTGGAGCACATTTTTATTgatccttcacacacacacacacacacacacacacacactatagatGAATTCCCTCTTTATCTACACATCATGAGGTTCAGTGATTATAGCAGTTTAACGTTTGGTTTTTAGCTTGCGTTGGATTTTCTCGTAGTACTTCCTCTGAGAGCTGCCCGGTGTCAGTCCGTCGCTGAGCTGCATCAACGTGTAAAGTGCATTAGATGAGGCTCCTGAATGGGATGTCGACGTCCTTCATTTGCTTTTCATAGTCTTCCTCAAACATCTTCGATTGCTCGGGTGTGAAATGGTTTTTCCAATCGCCCACTTCACCTGCAAAGAAACGAAAATACAAGAAGGCAATATGACAGTGTTAGTTATAGAAATAACTGAGATGTAAGACGCTACAAGTATCTGTTGCCGAACATAAGGGCTTCAACAGATTATTTCCCTCATTTGCCATTTGTCAGAAATCTTTTCCCAAGAGGCCAAAGCAGATGACCTCAAGCTGGTAATAGTTCAAAACTTTAAAGAAAGTCAAATTATTTCCCCACAAGACGAAGAAAACCAGAAAACGTTCACACCTGAGAAGCCGTAACCAGCCAAGTTTGACCATTTCTGCTTGAAATCTCAACTACAGAATCAAATGGTGGCTGAGTAGTTTAATGTtgacaaattaattaatgaatggacTCAACTTTTCAGCTCAACGGAACATTAAGgtttgtcaaaaaaaacaaaaaaaacagcaagcaAAGGCAAATAACACAGGCACCACTATGTGGCAGTGTTGGACTGTACAATGTTCAGGGTGCAGACGTACAGTCGTACAGTAATAGTCGTAgagtaataaaatataagtgaGTTCTGACTCTGTGAAGCTTTTACTGTTGAGTTGATGTTGACAGGGGGGAGTTGGTTTAACTTTACATCacatcaaaacatttcatttagtcCTGGTTCGATCGTGAGTGTTTACAGAAGTGGGACAAGGTCAAATGCATAATATCTGGTTTCTGGACAAGACTGAGGGCAGAGTAACGGCGGACACCTTTTCTCAtgaaggaggagatggagtTGTCGAACACAGAGGCCGGGATGCAGGAGTAGTTGGTCATCGGATTCTCCTTCATGCTCTTGAAGGACGTGAGCTCCACAATTTGACTGATGACCTCATCGGAGACCGACAGGTCCAGATACCTCATGATGCGCTCAATTTCACGCCGGGGATTCTGGGGGAGTACATATGATGGTGGGAGGGGTTTTAATACAAAAGTTCAACAGGGAAAACGTGAAATTATTACATTCAGTGTTATATTTTGGGAGTTGTTTTAAACTGCTCTTCAATATTTGGCCCCTGTTTTCTTATTAATCAGCTTATGTAAGGTGTGATTTGTTATATATATTCTCCTTACTTCTTTGATGTCCTCAAAGAAGAGGTACAGGatgttcctcttctctctctccgcccAGTATCCTTTCACGTGGTCATACCAGGAGCCCCAAGACACTGTATGAACACAAGTCATTGAAAGACTCACATAAAAACAGCCAACTGTGTCTACTGTGCTATAACTCATCTTAAATTCAGATTCGTTAAAAATTAAATTCAGGTTCTTTAGAGTTATCGGGTTCAACCTTCTAGTGTTAATAAGTCATTAACTTATCTTTGTAGATCAGTTATTAACTTTCTGATGGTCATGAAAACTCCCCTCGACTGATGTTAACCCTTCCAGCCATGCATTTGCTTTAAAAGCCCTGCACCAGAGGCTTTGTGTTCCCTAtctattttaacttttacaacGGCTGACAAGATGGTTGGAAAGTCAGTGGGTGAAGCTTTAACCCTGTAAGAGCGCATGGCCAGTGAAAAGTGGCCAGCACAAAGTGCAAGGTTGACACATTATTACCTGATAAAGGTTATAAAACAATATTGTTGGCATGTGATTTACACATCTGGCAGCCATGGAGCAACATTCATTTAGTTTATAGTAAGAACTCTTGCTGTAAATCCAATATCCGTTTCcttttcagctctgtttttggtcgCCTCCaaatcctgagggaaatatctggttCTTTATCTGTTTAATGCTAAATAATGGAttgttaaatgatttattaaccATTAGTAAAGACATTAATTACAAACCCTTGATAAAGGTTTACCTCAAAAACAGTTTGATAAACCAAATGTGACCATTTGCACCAGCTggataaacaaaaaataatgtgGATTCCAAAGTCTGACTGTAACACGTCATGCATCGATGAGAATGACTAGCAGTAAGTTTCTGGAGGAAAATATGActcaaaagaagaaataaaaatataccCCTTGAAATTCTGCTTGAAAATGTGACTTTTCTTCTGATTAACCACAAGCTTTTCTTCAGAGGTAAGTTATTAACTGGGTTAGAAGCTCTGTTCACAGAGAGATGCTCAGTTTCAATGTAAAATGACACTGAGGAATGTGAATTAATCTGCTTACACTCTCCACGCATGAACTTGTGGACATAGCCGTCCCAGGGGCCCGGCTCCGGCTGGGTCATATTCATCTTGTCAAAGTGGAAGTAGCTCACCACATTGTCTTTGGCGTTGCGTGCCACGTAGATCGTCTAAAGGGATTTACAGCAGCAATACAAAGAACAGGTCATTTGAGTAGAACATTGTATGGTTAACCTCTCACACGATTTACGTGCATTGTGTCATGTATCAAGAAGCAACACAGTTCACTGCAGGAGCTTCACTCTCAGCACAAGCTCTCAGGTGTCGAGTCTTACTTTGCACTTGTTTTCCCAAAATCCAGGAGGCACCAAATGAAAAGGAAGGTGTGTCTTGATAATTCTCGGCGGATCCATTTTTGACAGAAGCTCAAGACCTGAGACATATCATGATcagaatttgatttgatgtgCAGGACCAATGTGGAGAATTTGCTTTGACGGACAAAAAACAATATCTTTTAGGTTTAAAGTCAAAGATAGAAACAATCAACTCCTAAACTAAACCACAAGAAAACTACCTGTATTgaaacatgtaaataataatcaaacacCCACATCATCATAATAAcctcatgaacacacacctgagggaATGGGTGGGGGGGAGAAGATCTCCAGGAAAGGACTGCGGACGGGTGTCGGGGCTCGTTTGCAGAACTCGGCATCTCCGTTGTGAAGAAGCAGGTCAACGATCTCCTGAGTCCACGTGGTCCCTTGATTCCCCAAATCACAGAAAATAACACTGAACTGAATGAAAAAGTCCCTTGAGGGTTTTTGAGGAAAATTCTATCTGACACCAAACTGCCGTCGTATAGGTTTGTTCATTCAGGCCTAATAACAGCAAATTGGATTTTCCTCCATTTTAAGAAGTTCAGTTAGACGTCATTCTTCATTAGACATGTTACGTCatgatttaattcaattaatGTTCTTTTTACGTTTGTTTTGTCATCTGATTTGCTTCATTGCTCTTTGTGTTCTACAAACTTTGCTTCAGTGAAGGAAGaaaagttttatattatatatattatactacTGTATAATTATCATGAGTGTTGCTTGACGTGTGAGCAGCATGCTCATTTGAACTGTCTCTTAAGGCCataatgttatttataaaatgtattaaaagctgtcaataaatgtagtggagtaaaaaatactatatattttgtataaagCAGTAGAAGTTGTAAATACACAACCAAAGTACAGTAAGTGTAAATGTACTTAAATGTAATACATGATAAAATGCCTTGTCCAGCACTGATAACTCACTCAGAGATTTACTGCATACGAACAAAGCTGCATCTGGCAGCAGCTGTCTCAGTACCTGCTTTGGGGTAGGTGGCGATGAAGATGTCCGAGGGGTCCGGACGAAAAGCCTGGATAGAGTCAAAGTTGTTGGCGATGTGGTTCATGAGAGGAATCCCTCTGATCGGGATGAGAGGGAAGCGAGTGATGGAGTCCTTGGCCTTCTGAATGGCCTCGCTGAAGGATACCTCTTCCTGCTCGGACATGGCTGACACTGTCAAGAGGAAGCCAAGAAGCAGAAGCTAAAATTCAACTGCAAAGTGAGCCAAGCAACAGCAGTGGGCCGGTTCCTCTGGGAGATCCTatctcagctgcagcttccaAGCCTTTGTCAAACATTCACCGTTGACTTGTTTATCAATTCCAACGTGGGAaacctcttcctgtttgtcaggCCCACGATCCTTGTGTTTGAATCCTGGTCACTCCTTCATGTGTGTCCTCTTGTGTCTGCTGCTCAGAACTGTCCTGGTTTTGTCTCCTCTTGCTTTAAACCCCTCTCCAACATCTGCATCCAATAGCAGGAATCTCTCTGTAGTCTCTCCGGAAAACACTCCCTCCCGGCTGAGAGCCCTGGTCACTTCCTTACCGTTCTCCCCTTCGCCCCTCTGTCTATCTTTGTAACCGTGTGAGTGCTTGTTCCAGGTTCTTCTCTGTGTGCAATCCCTGAAACCTGCAGAGGCAGACCTACATTAAAGTGCCCTTGCATAACATTCCCAGTTACGTATGAATTCCACTTTTGTCCACAATACTATCCCAACTGCTTCCTCTGTAATTAGAGAAAGGGGAAAAGGGAGGGTCCTAACAGAGCTCCTGCAACTCTCtgaacattttctctgctcGCGCCACAAATCATCACGTTACAACATGCAGTGGTCGTAGATGTTGGAACAGTTCCAACATGACAACAACAGTCATTGTTGTGTAACTGGTGTTTCAGGCCCTTTGCAATTCCTTGGTAAGGGGCTTGAATGTGTGTCAccaataaaaactatttttttgcTGCTGAAAAACCTTTGGACCTAAACTCCATGACCTAACTGCTATTCCCATTTTAGCCTTTATTAGCCTAAATTCTTATATCTTGAGCTGCAGCATAGCTTCCTAGATATGTACGTATCATGTATATATGATATGCACCGATATGtattcatactgtatgtattcaTAGTGCTGTTTGCTCAGTTCATCCAGACGCTGCTGCTTTGAATTCACATTCCAGGAGTTCCATGCTCAAATTCCTGCCAAAGCTCTGAGAATAAGCTCAGCTCTGCAGTTCCCTGAAACATTATACACAGGAAGAGAAGAGCTTATTTCACTGGCTGAAAACTCACTGAGATAAATGTAAAGTTTAGAGCAACCTGGAAGataatgtttgaatttgaatgcaAGTGCATGTTTACGAGAAAGCAAAGAGTTATAATTCacttgtgtttacttgtgtttcTATGGGAATAAGGAAAGTAAAAAGAAACCATTTTTCTGCAGATGAGTGTATTTAGCAAATTGATAATTTCTGATCTCACGTTCAAGCAACACTTTCTCATATCAGATGTAGTTCAGAGGCTCAGCAGCGTCTCCATGTGGAGGGAGGTTTGCTGAAGCACTGTGTTGATGATGGGTGCAGACAGAGCAGAAGATTCACACAGAACGTCAGAGCAGGAGGTGAAACGAGGACACGAGCGATGACGTTGTCAAGAGCCTGAGATAACACGAGGAATTATCTGTCTTAGAAACTGACAGGTTTTCTTCACTGAAGCAATTCAGGATTTTCCTTCCATGAGTTTTGAATTTAGTACAAAAAGTAACCATAATAGATGAGCATCTGTTTATAGTCCGCaagattacatttatttaattttgcaCAACACCACCATACAAATATATTGACGCTCCGGTGTTTAATATCAAATAGATAAGTATGAAATTAATAATCTCATGAGTACATTGTATGAAATGTATTAATGAAACTGTAAATTGCAATTTAAGaatacattataataaaataatatcccatcattattatttcttcCATCACAACAAAGTTGATACAGGCTGAACTGGATGTGAGAGGGTAGAAAAAGGAACAAACACGACAAATGTTGTAAATTACATACATATAAAggtggtttttaaaaaagaatctTATAGggttttacaaatattttagtTTCTAGCCTGTTTCGATTAAAGGTTCgatgtgtaggatttagtgacatctagtggtgaggttgcatgttgCGGCTGATgacccctcccctcaccctccccttccgaacatgaaagagaacatgtggcagccttcagttgtcatagaaactcaaaagatctttagtttgtccagtgtgggctactgtaaaaaaacatggccgcctccgtagagaggacccactcctgatgtagATGTAggattctagggtaaagaaaacaacaatttgaacaATTAAGATGCAAAAcactagtaaaaacatcactagtgttattttatattcaattcctGCCAGTAGATCCCGTTcacataaatcttacacactgaacctttataTTTCCCAAATGAAGTTGTGATTCTGAATCCAGTgaagttgaaaaataaaaatggtttCTTGTCTTTTATGAGTTTTACGGCATCTTTATCCTAGAAACGGAAGTCTCCGTGACAACTTCCTTGGCAACAAGAAGCTCCCCAGCTGACGACATGTTCAGATAAATATTGTTCGTGTCGGGAATTTTAACGTTATTTTATAAAATTGTTTAAATCTGTTAACGCAGCTTCCTGTGACGCAGGGAAAACGCGCCAGCTAGCTGCTGCGTTAGCATTAGCTGGTCAAGCTAAAGGAGCTAAGCTAATACCCGCGGTGGTCGCCATGTCCCTGTGAGGAGATGAACCGCTGGGGTCGCTCCCTGCTcgtcgctctgtgtgtgtgggtcgcGAACGCAGCCACAGCCTCGGGGGTCTCTTCGACCATCAACCCGACCGATGGAGGAGCTGTCACCGCCGCGACCCCCGCTCCTGGAGGCACATGGGACCCCACCGGGGTGTGGACCACTCAGGTGACCGAGGCTGTGTCTCCTGGGGTGACCGAGGCTGTGTCCCCTCAGGTGACCGAGGCTGTGTCCCCTGGGGTGACCGAGGCTGTGTCCCCTCAGGTGACCGAGACTGTGTCCACTGTGGTGACCGAGACTGTGTCCACTGTGGTGACCGAGACTGTGTCCCCTCAGGTGACCGAGACTGTGTCCACTGTGGTGACCGAGGCTGTGTCCCCTGAGGTGACCGAGACTGTGTCCACTGTGGTGACCGAGACTGTGTCCCCTCAGGTGACCGAGACTGTGTCCACTGTGGTGACCGAGGCTGTGTCCCCTGAGGTGACCGAGACTGTGTCCACTGTGGTGACCGAGGCTGTGTCCCCTGAGGTGACCGAGGCTTGGTCCACTGAAGCCGCCGCTGTGTCCACCGAgtctccccctgcagccaccGTCCAGCCCGAGGAGGCTCCGCAGGGTAACTTCCTCCATCATGTTTAAAACCCTCCATGTGTTTCTATCCTGCAGCGTCAGAACAAACAAAGCTCCTGTTGTGATGCTGGTTAAGTTTCCAACTCCATCACAGTTTAATTCATCCTGTTTGACTCCAGTCATCTGTTTCTATGTGCTTCTGCAGAGCAATGTGTCTATTTAAGACCTTGTCATAATAAACATTATGTATTCGgaatggtaataataataaactttatttacatagcatatgtttatatataataagaCCTGGGATTCCTCAGAAAGTCTCCCACTGTTAATCCATCTTTGTTCTCTTCAGTGATCTCCCTTTAGATGCTTCTGCAGTGCTTTCTAGCAATTTGTACATTTAAGACCTTAttatattaaactttatttagtttttcactcCTGTTGAGGGTTGAGGACAGAGGATTGTCTCACcctgttaagccctatgagacaaattgtgaatgTGGGCTATACAAACTGAaaccttttacatttacatagcGATACATTTGCACATCTATCTTATGATAGTGACATAAGATAgacttatttaaataaataaataggatgAGTCCATGTGAATCTTTTGTAAAAACcttgataaaaagaaaagttttcagAAGCTTCAGGCTGATTATTATGTCTCAGTTGACTTGGTATTTCTACACAAATCCACTAACACAAGtctttcctgttgttttccagcGTGTCTCTGTGATCTAACCCCGGGTTTCTGTGATAtcggctgctgctgtgactcGGTGGATTGTGGTGTCGCTAACTTGAGTACAGTTTTCACCGGATGTCCTCAGAAAGCCCTGTAAGTCCTGTTCCCCGCACTCGAGTTACAGCTCATATTAAACATTCAACAGCATGAAAACTCTTTTGACTTCACAGATCAGGAGTTTGCATTGAGAAATGGCTGATGTTCCGGGCTAACGTGGATTCATCTCTGGTCACTGAGACGGACTCCCTGTTTTGTGTCCGGTCTGAAGGTAAAACCATATAATAAGAATATAAGGTTcaaatgatttatgatttaatgatataaatgaGAATCAAGAGTTCATCAATAATCAACATAAAGTTATTCCCCCATGTTTTTTCAACTTGTCCCAACAGATAAAGCAGCCAAGTCTTTCCCAGCTCTTCCTCCTTATCCTGCATTAGGGGCGTCGTACCACTTCTCACCACCAGCGCCTAcgagcagcagccacagccgACCTTTCTACAGGGTAACACAAGATTTCTGTATTACACGTGTTGAACTTTAGAGATTTGAGCGTGCTAGTCAGTACCGAAATGACAATTGAGCGAGTAtctttgataaataaaatgcaaataagagtctgtttttgttttgtaggTTGATGATGTCATTCAGACATCTTTCTCCAATACTTATGTGAGGGGTCTCCTCCGTCAGCCGTCTCCAGGGGCTGCCGCAACGTTTTGTATCAACCGCAACCCTGCAAGTGAGTTCACTACAAATAACGTGTGCAAGTAAACTGCTGAGTAGTATCCcttacatatatatatctatatatacaatAACTCTTCATCTAATCACAGTCTGATTTCCTCTGCCTGTAGAGTTCTTGAGGTCTACTTCTCTGTCTTGCACCCGCATGTTGACGCCTCAGTCGTGTACCTCAGACCCATATCTCAACGCCCGCTCCTACTTCTCTGATTTAAGTCTAATCAAGGTCTGTAAGTCTTCCTGCTCAAAGATCTTTTTTATGTAGATAATTACTGTTGAGAATTTCACAGCAGAATCTTAtcattttgtatcttttattaCAGATTCCATTTGCTGAGACAACACAAGTGTCAGACTTTCTGGTGAGTCGCACTGATTATACATATAGATCAACATGACAGTATGAGAATTTAAAGATAAATCTTTAGACGTGAAGATAAATCCTCAAACCCCAATAAGACCTTTTGTCATAGAAAGTACGTTGCTGAGCTAACTCTGGTTTCAGATCCCAGTTAGACCACTGTCTGAGTGGCCTGCACCAGTCCAACTAAACAATTCCTGTTTCAACGTGGTAGAAAAGGTGAGTAACTGCACAAATGATCCTAAATCACACATAGTTAACTTAAACATCAATCTAATCCCTGCTTTGTCTGACT includes these proteins:
- the sult1st6 gene encoding sulfotransferase 1C2; translation: MSEQEEVSFSEAIQKAKDSITRFPLIPIRGIPLMNHIANNFDSIQAFRPDPSDIFIATYPKAGTTWTQEIVDLLLHNGDAEFCKRAPTPVRSPFLEIFSPPPIPSGLELLSKMDPPRIIKTHLPFHLVPPGFWENKCKTIYVARNAKDNVVSYFHFDKMNMTQPEPGPWDGYVHKFMRGELSWGSWYDHVKGYWAEREKRNILYLFFEDIKENPRREIERIMRYLDLSVSDEVISQIVELTSFKSMKENPMTNYSCIPASVFDNSISSFMRKGEVGDWKNHFTPEQSKMFEEDYEKQMKDVDIPFRSLI
- the LOC117752740 gene encoding tectonic-3-like isoform X1, with the protein product MNRWGRSLLVALCVWVANAATASGVSSTINPTDGGAVTAATPAPGGTWDPTGVWTTQVTETVSTVVTEAVSPEVTEAWSTEAAAVSTESPPAATVQPEEAPQACLCDLTPGFCDIGCCCDSVDCGVANLSTVFTGCPQKALSGVCIEKWLMFRANVDSSLVTETDSLFCVRSEDKAAKSFPALPPYPALGASYHFSPPAPTSSSHSRPFYRVDDVIQTSFSNTYVRGLLRQPSPGAAATFCINRNPAKFLRSTSLSCTRMLTPQSCTSDPYLNARSYFSDLSLIKIPFAETTQVSDFLIPVRPLSEWPAPVQLNNSCFNVVEKVEFIIGYTGRGELTYATVNIVLADVDPNQLLLQTHSVQFQLVTSSSSPGGQTPADGLRVGSPVIGRFDGNMATLTTLRSQGGECSGDPSGRAPVLFPYNIITGCTFSSPSRDCSELRSQIYGILQGLATPDEIAMNSGSQLSWTRVVTQECPVDPQETCESGCLLPNSLSIQVLWARQGLLHLPQSYILGAKYIFKCRKFKCPGSSPLVLTTDVTFADTTVFPNPPRGSPQPSWKFPFGFFTRGTAELDGHVVINRSDTEQVTWSLVLFTVMLLTGLEFFTR
- the LOC117752740 gene encoding tectonic-3-like isoform X2; its protein translation is MNRWGRSLLVALCVWVANAATASGVSSTINPTDGGAVTAATPAPGGTWDPTGVWTTQVTEAVSPGVTEAVSPEVTEAWSTEAAAVSTESPPAATVQPEEAPQACLCDLTPGFCDIGCCCDSVDCGVANLSTVFTGCPQKALSGVCIEKWLMFRANVDSSLVTETDSLFCVRSEDKAAKSFPALPPYPALGASYHFSPPAPTSSSHSRPFYRVDDVIQTSFSNTYVRGLLRQPSPGAAATFCINRNPAKFLRSTSLSCTRMLTPQSCTSDPYLNARSYFSDLSLIKIPFAETTQVSDFLIPVRPLSEWPAPVQLNNSCFNVVEKVEFIIGYTGRGELTYATVNIVLADVDPNQLLLQTHSVQFQLVTSSSSPGGQTPADGLRVGSPVIGRFDGNMATLTTLRSQGGECSGDPSGRAPVLFPYNIITGCTFSSPSRDCSELRSQIYGILQGLATPDEIAMNSGSQLSWTRVVTQECPVDPQETCESGCLLPNSLSIQVLWARQGLLHLPQSYILGAKYIFKCRKFKCPGSSPLVLTTDVTFADTTVFPNPPRGSPQPSWKFPFGFFTRGTAELDGHVVINRSDTEQVTWSLVLFTVMLLTGLEFFTR
- the LOC117752740 gene encoding tectonic-3-like isoform X3, coding for MNRWGRSLLVALCVWVANAATASGVSSTINPTDGGAVTAATPAPGGTWDPTGVWTTQVTEAWSTEAAAVSTESPPAATVQPEEAPQACLCDLTPGFCDIGCCCDSVDCGVANLSTVFTGCPQKALSGVCIEKWLMFRANVDSSLVTETDSLFCVRSEDKAAKSFPALPPYPALGASYHFSPPAPTSSSHSRPFYRVDDVIQTSFSNTYVRGLLRQPSPGAAATFCINRNPAKFLRSTSLSCTRMLTPQSCTSDPYLNARSYFSDLSLIKIPFAETTQVSDFLIPVRPLSEWPAPVQLNNSCFNVVEKVEFIIGYTGRGELTYATVNIVLADVDPNQLLLQTHSVQFQLVTSSSSPGGQTPADGLRVGSPVIGRFDGNMATLTTLRSQGGECSGDPSGRAPVLFPYNIITGCTFSSPSRDCSELRSQIYGILQGLATPDEIAMNSGSQLSWTRVVTQECPVDPQETCESGCLLPNSLSIQVLWARQGLLHLPQSYILGAKYIFKCRKFKCPGSSPLVLTTDVTFADTTVFPNPPRGSPQPSWKFPFGFFTRGTAELDGHVVINRSDTEQVTWSLVLFTVMLLTGLEFFTR